In one Buchnera aphidicola (Pemphigus immunis) genomic region, the following are encoded:
- the fdx gene encoding ISC system 2Fe-2S type ferredoxin, with translation MPKITFLPHKFLLPKGGIFHGNTGETILDVALRNNIKINHVCERSCVCTTCHCIVRKGFLSLSVCEDKEEDILDKAWGLELESRLSCQAKLGNEDIEIEIPYNNMENG, from the coding sequence ATGCCTAAAATTACTTTTTTACCACATAAGTTTTTATTACCGAAAGGTGGTATCTTTCATGGAAATACAGGTGAAACTATTTTAGATGTAGCGTTACGGAATAATATTAAAATTAATCATGTATGTGAAAGATCTTGCGTATGTACGACATGTCACTGTATTGTAAGGAAAGGTTTTTTGTCTTTATCTGTTTGTGAAGATAAAGAAGAAGATATCTTAGATAAAGCATGGGGATTAGAATTAGAAAGTAGATTAAGTTGCCAAGCAAAATTAGGTAATGAAGATATCGAAATAGAAATACCATACAATAATATGGAAAATGGATGA